One Alligator mississippiensis isolate rAllMis1 chromosome 1, rAllMis1, whole genome shotgun sequence genomic window carries:
- the LOC132247742 gene encoding uncharacterized protein LOC132247742, giving the protein MDEFYLSQEVYGLTRGKMLLDLVLAKGYDLVSGLIIEGKLGDSGHELITFTIHRKAGKSASNTEICDHRKADFHKLKRLVVETLRGHDLTGRRVHNEWLPLKEVILEAQRKSIPACRKGSKRAWQPPWLNRELMDCLHLKRKAYEGWKTGNTTKKEHSELICTSKEQTRKAKAVTKIQLATQIKDNKMSFFRYVGSQKKIKGNIGPLLNQMWQLINDTQEKVNLLNDYFVSVFQHPKGTTLPDKIQDHQGKGEYTPTIGIDLVREHLESLATNKSAGPDRLDPKMLKELADIYSAATGKGI; this is encoded by the coding sequence atggatgagttctacctgtctcaagaagtttacgggctgacaagaggtaagatGCTGCTGGACCTAGTACTGGCCAAAGGGTATGATCTAGTCAGCGGCCTAataattgaagggaagctgggagacagtggccacgagttgatcactttcactatccatcgcaaagctgggaAGTCAGCCAGCAATACAGAAATCTGCGACCATAGGAAAGCCGACTTTCATAAGCTCAAGAGGCTAGTTGTTGAGACCCTGAGAGGCCACGATCTGACAGGGAGAAGAGTTCACAATGAGTGGTTGccccttaaggaagtgatccttgaagcacagaggaagtccattccagcctgtaggaaaggtagtaaaagggcttggcaacccccttggctcaatagggaactcatggactgCCTGCATCTGAAAAGGAAAGCTTATGAAGGATGGaaaacaggaaacaccactaagaagGAGCATTCAGAACTAATCTGCACCTCTaaggagcaaactaggaaagccaaggctgtaaccaaaatccaactggctacacaaatcaaggacaataaaatgtccttcttcagatatgtgggaagtcagaagaaaatcaagggcaacattggacccctgctaaaccaaatgtgGCAGCTGATaaatgacacccaggaaaaagtcaatctgcttaatgattactttgtgtcagtctttcaacatcccaaagggaccaccctgcctgacaagataCAGGATCACCAGGGCAAGGGTGAATATACGCCCACCATAGGtatagatcttgtgagggaacaccttgagagtctggccaccaacaaatcagctggtccagatagattgGACCCAAAaatgctaaaggaactggctgacattTATAGCGCAGCCACAGGCAAGggtatttga